In Gasterosteus aculeatus chromosome 15, fGasAcu3.hap1.1, whole genome shotgun sequence, a single genomic region encodes these proteins:
- the nusap1 gene encoding nucleolar and spindle-associated protein 1 isoform X1, whose translation MDLDSMKYAELRSLAKELGLKANMKADKLLKSIKQHYQRENHKQGEGQVQENNVPIVQEDQTASQDRAQANTDASGREEDVSNPAVFVNTRRGKRNCTKRKICDAATEDDASSPPSAAEGVSEVASSSPPRGATGAKKRKVSSTKDSVKGEAERPEEPRGATGSEAASVKVEAPVQSDAEKATKVPKGGKIPRYQGQQQKNKASLKPVTPISLIDFKKLHEAHFNKMESIDTYVQRKTKQLETTKSSVQKTKRLSVKSKPQLVEGNAQVKASWSRTSLFSPVSVDTRPAADRRTLPSASKAPANKPPGEGDAPFRPSVLSTRRINVRFSEATRDNDNKKSLVKTPARMSLCVTSSTPNKPATNEGKPRSSKISTLSATKTAGAFLFMGNTSTSTTPGTQKKAGFDLKASLSRPLTYKPHAGKLKAFGDNQENTAANKSLVSNSHQKNYKQHQVQTRGERRARHVEGRKQKKESMLGARRGLVMM comes from the exons ATGGATTTGGATTCCATGAAATATGCGGAGTTGAGGAGCCTCGCTAAGGAACTCGGGCTAAAAGCGAACATGAAG GCCGATAAGCTCCTCAAATCGATCAAGCAGCATTATCAGCGAGAAAATCACAAGCAGGGGGAAGGACAG GTGCAAGAAAACAATGTTCCCATCGTTCAGGAAGACCAGACAGCTTCACAAGACCGCGCTCAGGCAAATACAGACGCATCTGGCCGGGAAGAAGACGTTTCCAACCCCGCTGTGTTTGTGAACACACGCAGGGGCAAAAGAAACTGCACCAAGAGGAAGATCTGTGATGCTGCAACAGAGGATGATGCCAGCTCACCTCCGAGTGCTGCAGAG GGGGTCTCAGAAGTGGCCTCGTCTAGTCCGCCCCGCGGCGCTACGGGTGCCAAGAAGAGAAAAGTGTCCTCTACCAAGGATTCTGTCAAAGGCGAAGCCGAGCGTCCCGAGGAGCCCCGAGGGGCCACAGGCAGTGAAGCTGCTTCCGTTAAAGTCGAAGCGCCGGTGCAGAGCGACGCCG aaaAAGCAACCAAAGTGCCCAAAGGTGGTAAAATCCCTCGTTACCAaggacagcagcagaagaacaaGGCCTCATTGAAGCCTGTCACCCCGa TCTCTCTTATAGACTTTAAAAAACTTCACGAGGCACATTTCAACAAGATGGAGTCGATCGACACGTATGTGCAGAGAAAGACCAAGCAGCTGGAGACTACCAAAAGTTCAGTTCAAAAGACGAAG aGGCTTTCAGTCAAATCTAAACCGCAGCTTGTTGAGGGAAACGCTCAAGTG AAGGCAAGTTGGAGCCGCACTTCCCTATTCAGCCCCGTCTCCGTGGACACGAGGCCGGCTGCAGACAGGCGCACGTTGCCCTCTGCCAGCAAAGCGCCTGCAAACAAACCTCCTGGGGAGGGAGACGCTCCGTTCAGACCGTCTGTCCTTTCCACTCGCAGGATCAATGTTCG ATTTTCCGAAGCCACTCGTGACAACGACAACAAGAAGTCCTTGGTGAAGACACCGGCGCGCATGTCGCTCTGCGTGACTTCCAGCACCCCAAACAAACCGGCCACCAATGAGGGAAAGCCAAGAAGTTCCAAGATTTCAACCCTCTCTGCCACAAAAACTGCAG GAGCATTTCTCTTCATGGGCAACACGAGTACTTCAACAACCCCCGGAActcaaaagaaggctggctttGATCTGAAAGCAAGTCTTTCTCGTCCCCTCACCTACAAGCCCCATGCAG GTAAACTCAAGGCATTTGGAGACAACCAAGAAAACACGGCAGCAAACAAGTCACTGGTTTCTAACTCTCATCAGAAGAACTACAAACAGCACCAGGTCCAGACAAG gggggagaggagagcgagACACGTGGAAGGCCGTaagcagaagaaggagagtATGCTCGGGGCAAGAAGAGGCCTTGTCATGATGTAA
- the chp1 gene encoding calcineurin B homologous protein 1 gives MGSKASTLLREEEIEEIKKETGFSHSQITRLYSRFTSLDKGENGTLSREDFQRIPELAINPLGDRIINAFFPEGEDQVNFRGFMRILAHFRPIEDNEKKSVAVSEPLNSRTNKLLFAFRLYDLDRDDKISREELLQVLRMMVGVNISDDQLGSIADRTIQEADTNGDNSISFNEFIKVLEKVDVEQKMSIRFLH, from the exons ATGGGCTCCAAGGCGTCCACGCTGCTCCGAGAGGAGGAAATCGAGGAGATCAAGAAGGAGACTGGCT TCTCACACAGCCAGATCACCCGCCTGTACAGCCGCTTCACCAGCCTGGACAAGGGGGAGAACGGCACCCTGAG TCGGGAAGATTTCCAGAGGATCCCGGAGCTGGCCATCAATCCGCTGGGGGACCGGATCATCAACGCGTTCTTCCCTGAGGG CGAGGACCAGGTGAACTTCAGGGGCTTCATGCGGATTTTGGCTCACTTCCGACCCATTGAGGACAACGAGAAGAAGAGCGTCGCTGTCAGCGAGCCCCTCAACAGCAGGACCAACAAGCTGCTGT TTGCTTTCCGTCTGTACGACCTGGACAGAGATGACAAAATCTCCCGggaagagctgctgcag GTCCTGCGGATGATGGTCGGGGTCAACATCTCTGATGACCAGCTGGGCAGCATCGCTGATAGGACCATTCAGGAGGCCGACACCAACGGCGATAACTCCATTTCCTTTAATGAATTTATTAAG GTCTTGGAGAAGGTGGACGTGGAGCAAAAAATGAGCATCCGGTTCCTTcattaa
- the oip5 gene encoding protein Mis18-beta: MEFDDSVMIPRAHAEKGAEHKQRMTLHCQQCSAVWGDSFSICGEVRSMDSIVCLRVTNDVVISDVLESGHGGELAGCIYSALKCRGCCCAVGKVIHSAPWRLASVRSMFLLHKANTSCYMLNHSSLVTASSLTFDLKPLGESMNKLRQQFEAQLDEMSRLHSRLADSSVTGEFVK, translated from the exons ATGGAGTTCGACGACAGCGTTATGATCCCGCGCGCACACGCCGAGAAGGGGGCCGAACACAAGCAGCGGATGACGCTCCACTGTCAGCAGTGCAGCGCCGTCTGGGGGGATTCCTTCAGCATCTGCGGGGAGGTTAGAAGCATGGACTCCATCGTGTGTCTGA GAGTCACCAACGACGTGGTCATCAGTGATGTCTTGGAATCAGGACATGGAGGGGAGCTGGCTGGCTG CATCTACAGTGCTCTAAAATGTCGCGGTTGCTGCTGTGCTGTGGGGAAAGTGATTCACTCGGCCCCGTGGCGCTTGGCCTCCGTCCGCTCCATGTTTCTCCTCCACAAAGCAAACACCAGTTG tTACATGCTCAACCACAGCTCATTGGTCACGGCCTCCTCGCTGACATTTGATCTGAAGCCCCTCGGAGAAAGCATGAATAAG CTGAGGCAGCAGTTTGAAGCGCAGTTGGATGAGATGTCCCGGCTCCACAGCAGACTGGCTGACAGCAGCGTTACCGGTGAATTTGTGAAGTAG
- the lgmn gene encoding legumain — translation MLTQVLFALLGLSSALVRAFPSRDPDGGTNWVVIVAGSNGWYNYRHQADACHAYQIVHKNGIPDEQIVVMMYDDLAHNENNPTPGKVINRPNGTDVYEGVPKDYTGDHVTPENFLAVLKGDSSRVKGGSGKVLKSGPNDHVFVYFTDHGAPGILAFPNDDLNVDDLQSTITYMHDNKKYKRMVFYIEACESGSMMKHLPADINVYATTAANSHESSYACYYDEKRDTYLGDWYSVNWMEDSDAEDLKKETLAKQFKIVKSHTNTSHVQQFGNKTMAHMKVIAFQGNAKASGLSAPLTTLQPVRDLDLTPSPDVPLAILKRKLMASNDIQLARGLLKEINSHLKVREMLAETMRQVVERVTGNKLKAEDVLNGRADLSQHQCYKAAVHHYKHNCFNWHRAEYEYALRHLYALVNLCERGYSAESIQLAMDFVCPDSN, via the exons ATGTTGACGCAAGTGTTGTTCGCCCTGCTCGGCCTGAGCTCCGCGCTGGTCCGCGCGTTCCCCTCCCGGGACCCGGACGGGGGCACCAACTGGGTGGTGATCGTGGCTGGCTCCAATGGCTGGTACAATTACAGGCACCAG GCAGATGCATGCCATGCCTACCAGATCGTCCACAAGAACGGCATCCCGGATGAGCAGATTGTGGTCATGATGTACGATGACCTGGCGCATAATGAGAA TAACCCCACCCCTGGGAAAGTGATCAACAGGCCGAATGGCACAGACGTGTACGAGGGAGTTCCTAAAGACTACACCGGGGAC CACGTGACCCCTGAGAACTTCCTGGCAGTGCTGAAGGGGGACTCCTCTCGCGTCAAAGGGGGCTCCGGAAAGGTTTTGAAGAG cgGCCCCAACGATCACGTGTTTGTTTACTTTACCGACCACGGGGCGCCTGGTATTCTGGCCTTTCCCAATGATGAC ctcAATGTTGACGATCTCCAAAGCACCATTACCTACATGCACGACAATAAGAAGTACAAACGG ATGGTGTTCTACATCGAGGCTTGTGAGTCCGGCTCAATGATGAAACACCTGCCTGCTGACATCAACG TGTACGCCACCACAGCCGCCAACTCACACGAGTCGTCCTACGCCTGCTACTATGACGAGAAGAGGGACACGTACCTGGGAGACTGGTACAGCGTCAACTGGATGGAGGACTCCGACGCG GAGGACCTGAAAAAGGAAACTTTGGCGAAGCAGTTCAAGATCGTAAAGAGCCACACAAACACCAGCCACGTCCAGCAGTTTGGGAACAAG ACGATGGCCCACATGAAGGTCATCGCGTTTCAGGGTAACGCCAAAGCCAGTGGCCTCAGCGCTCCTCTCACGACCCTGCAGCCAGTTAGAGATCTGGATCTGACCCCGAGCCCCGACGTCCCTCTGGCCATCCTCAAGAGGAAGCTGATGGCCTCCAATGACATCCAACTTGCGAGAGGGCTGCTGAAGGAGATCAACTCCCACCTCAAG gtcagGGAGATGCTGGCTGAGACCATGCGCCAGGTGGTTGAGAGGGTGACCGGCAACAAGCTCAAGGCCGAGGACGTTCTGAACGGCAGAGCCGACCTGTCCCAGCATCAGTGCTACAAGGCCGCAGTCCACCACTACAAGCACAACTGCTTCAACTGGCACAGAGCCGAG tatgaatacgCTCTGAGACATCTGTACGCTCTGGTGAACCTGTGCGAGCGCGGCTACTCTGCAGAAAG CATCCAGCTGGCCATGGACTTTGTGTGTCCGGACAGCAATTAA
- the nusap1 gene encoding nucleolar and spindle-associated protein 1 isoform X2, which yields MDLDSMKYAELRSLAKELGLKANMKADKLLKSIKQHYQRENHKQGEGQVQENNVPIVQEDQTASQDRAQANTDASGREEDVSNPAVFVNTRRGKRNCTKRKICDAATEDDASSPPSAAEGVSEVASSSPPRGATGAKKRKVSSTKDSVKGEAERPEEPRGATGSEAASVKVEAPVQSDAEKATKVPKGGKIPRYQGQQQKNKASLKPVTPNFKKLHEAHFNKMESIDTYVQRKTKQLETTKSSVQKTKRLSVKSKPQLVEGNAQVKASWSRTSLFSPVSVDTRPAADRRTLPSASKAPANKPPGEGDAPFRPSVLSTRRINVRFSEATRDNDNKKSLVKTPARMSLCVTSSTPNKPATNEGKPRSSKISTLSATKTAGAFLFMGNTSTSTTPGTQKKAGFDLKASLSRPLTYKPHAGKLKAFGDNQENTAANKSLVSNSHQKNYKQHQVQTRGERRARHVEGRKQKKESMLGARRGLVMM from the exons ATGGATTTGGATTCCATGAAATATGCGGAGTTGAGGAGCCTCGCTAAGGAACTCGGGCTAAAAGCGAACATGAAG GCCGATAAGCTCCTCAAATCGATCAAGCAGCATTATCAGCGAGAAAATCACAAGCAGGGGGAAGGACAG GTGCAAGAAAACAATGTTCCCATCGTTCAGGAAGACCAGACAGCTTCACAAGACCGCGCTCAGGCAAATACAGACGCATCTGGCCGGGAAGAAGACGTTTCCAACCCCGCTGTGTTTGTGAACACACGCAGGGGCAAAAGAAACTGCACCAAGAGGAAGATCTGTGATGCTGCAACAGAGGATGATGCCAGCTCACCTCCGAGTGCTGCAGAG GGGGTCTCAGAAGTGGCCTCGTCTAGTCCGCCCCGCGGCGCTACGGGTGCCAAGAAGAGAAAAGTGTCCTCTACCAAGGATTCTGTCAAAGGCGAAGCCGAGCGTCCCGAGGAGCCCCGAGGGGCCACAGGCAGTGAAGCTGCTTCCGTTAAAGTCGAAGCGCCGGTGCAGAGCGACGCCG aaaAAGCAACCAAAGTGCCCAAAGGTGGTAAAATCCCTCGTTACCAaggacagcagcagaagaacaaGGCCTCATTGAAGCCTGTCACCCCGa ACTTTAAAAAACTTCACGAGGCACATTTCAACAAGATGGAGTCGATCGACACGTATGTGCAGAGAAAGACCAAGCAGCTGGAGACTACCAAAAGTTCAGTTCAAAAGACGAAG aGGCTTTCAGTCAAATCTAAACCGCAGCTTGTTGAGGGAAACGCTCAAGTG AAGGCAAGTTGGAGCCGCACTTCCCTATTCAGCCCCGTCTCCGTGGACACGAGGCCGGCTGCAGACAGGCGCACGTTGCCCTCTGCCAGCAAAGCGCCTGCAAACAAACCTCCTGGGGAGGGAGACGCTCCGTTCAGACCGTCTGTCCTTTCCACTCGCAGGATCAATGTTCG ATTTTCCGAAGCCACTCGTGACAACGACAACAAGAAGTCCTTGGTGAAGACACCGGCGCGCATGTCGCTCTGCGTGACTTCCAGCACCCCAAACAAACCGGCCACCAATGAGGGAAAGCCAAGAAGTTCCAAGATTTCAACCCTCTCTGCCACAAAAACTGCAG GAGCATTTCTCTTCATGGGCAACACGAGTACTTCAACAACCCCCGGAActcaaaagaaggctggctttGATCTGAAAGCAAGTCTTTCTCGTCCCCTCACCTACAAGCCCCATGCAG GTAAACTCAAGGCATTTGGAGACAACCAAGAAAACACGGCAGCAAACAAGTCACTGGTTTCTAACTCTCATCAGAAGAACTACAAACAGCACCAGGTCCAGACAAG gggggagaggagagcgagACACGTGGAAGGCCGTaagcagaagaaggagagtATGCTCGGGGCAAGAAGAGGCCTTGTCATGATGTAA
- the ndufaf1 gene encoding complex I intermediate-associated protein 30, mitochondrial, translating to MSLPKMTRLPSVRLLSSIHQHHQMLPPSVTLLTAPRRAVSQGEYRRPGKPKEDRFPWQPINFSFSKGVQGIKKHFTLLKKEFSERWVGPEGKPVLEHMLEQNRVMWEFRGPESLDQWTVSSDHEIGGQSEAYLKLGKNNNTCFLYGTLSSTPPKDGETRYSGYCTMRSKRPQASFDRKKHYDWSSFNTLHLRVRGDGRPWMINIGAETYFSHQKDDIYNYFLYTRGGPYWQDVQIPFSKFFLTNRGRVQDDQHPLWLDKVNSIGFTLGDKADGPFQLEIDFIAVSKDYAHTEEFAYELYKKNPDV from the exons ATGTCGCTGCCGAAGATGACACGTCTCCCCTCTGTGAGGCTGCTGAGCTccatccaccagcaccaccagatGTTGCCTCCCTCCGTCACTCTGCTCACTGCGCCCAGAAGAGCTGTGAGTCAGGGCGAGTACAGACGACCCGGCAAACCCAAAGAGGACAGGTTCCCGTGGCAGCCGATTAACTTTAGCTTCTCAAAAGGCGTGCAGGGGATAAAGAAGCACTTCACGCTGCTGAAGAAGGAGTTTTCCGAGCGCTGGGTTGGTCCAGAGGGCAAACCCGTCCTTGAGCACATGTTGGAGCAGAACCGAGTGATGTGGGAGTTCAGGGGCCCGGAGAGCCTGGACCAGTGGACAGTGTCCTCAGATCACGAGATTGGAGGCCAAAGTGAAGCTTACCTGAAGCTCGGGAAAAACAATAATACCTGTTTTCTGTACGGGACTCTGAGCTCTACTCCTCCCAAGGATGGAGAAACGCGCTACAGCGGATACTGCACCATGCGCTCCAAGCGACCACAG GCTTCATTCGATAGAAAAAAGCACTACGATTGGTCCAGTTTCAACACCCTGCATTTGCGAGTACGCGGTGATGGACGTCCGTGGATGATCAACATTGGCGCAGAAACATATTTCTCCCACCAGAAGGATGACATATACAATTATTTCCTGTATACCAGGGGAGGACCCTACTGGCAAGACGTCCAG ATTCCTTTCTCCAAGTTTTTCCTCACAAATCGCGGGAGGGTACAAGATGACCAGCATCCTCTCTGGCTGGACAAG GTTAACAGTATTGGATTCACCCTGGGGGATAAAGCAGACGGTCCATTCCAACTGGAGATCGATTTTATTGCCGTCTCTAAAGATTACGCTCACACCGAGGAGTTTGCCTACGAGTTGTACAAGAAAAACCCTGACGTTTAA